In Desulfatibacillum aliphaticivorans DSM 15576, a genomic segment contains:
- a CDS encoding ABC transporter permease, with product MIGLGDIKVIRFVLLSIGILLVVYSSFNYFNSLENVTQSAVKSIFFQKTSNSQSFLPYLNSKRETPGEGVENFFYEFHGLTVETMGPAAARSIRYKYFKSWGFTFCQIGFAALLIAAFSFVFAFICEESRHYSFKRIGSILADLFDSVPYILWALLFIVFARGLVRKYGAPNWLYILIVFTGFGLFLFSFLLRQNRRRILAIRKTGLFDAERMMGIGNFRLCFDLFYRQFLFRTFIRHVLYVAVFIMILDFSFSIIAPYNDPIKENSVFCTGGYYYNQVDYLNTLSKAQNREGKNFRDFLLEVKTLEDENASNKAAFMLRHHYAIIDPDQRKELRHYLSQAKKNKKDSEKAKQLESSSYNFLHPVEHETLFYDGIVNYYRKMNSMAIFFLLLLTFIFFDLSELQRDD from the coding sequence ATGATTGGTTTAGGCGATATAAAGGTTATTAGGTTTGTACTGTTATCTATTGGCATCTTGTTAGTTGTTTATTCCAGTTTTAACTATTTTAATTCTTTAGAGAACGTAACTCAAAGCGCAGTAAAATCCATATTTTTCCAAAAAACTTCTAATAGCCAGTCCTTTTTACCATACCTTAACTCCAAAAGGGAGACGCCAGGAGAGGGCGTAGAAAATTTTTTTTATGAATTCCACGGCCTGACTGTTGAAACAATGGGGCCTGCCGCAGCACGCTCAATTAGGTACAAGTATTTTAAATCTTGGGGCTTTACCTTTTGTCAAATCGGATTTGCAGCTTTGTTAATAGCAGCATTTTCTTTTGTTTTTGCCTTTATATGTGAGGAAAGCAGGCATTATAGCTTCAAGAGAATCGGATCTATTTTGGCAGATCTCTTTGACTCTGTTCCGTACATATTGTGGGCTTTATTGTTTATTGTTTTTGCCAGGGGATTGGTTCGAAAATATGGCGCTCCAAACTGGTTATATATATTAATCGTTTTTACTGGCTTCGGCCTTTTTCTGTTCAGTTTCTTATTAAGGCAAAATCGACGTCGAATTTTGGCTATTAGAAAGACGGGATTGTTTGATGCCGAAAGAATGATGGGGATTGGTAATTTTCGACTATGCTTTGATTTATTTTATCGTCAGTTTTTGTTTAGGACATTTATTCGGCATGTTTTGTACGTGGCTGTTTTTATTATGATTCTAGATTTTTCTTTTAGCATTATTGCTCCATATAATGATCCAATAAAAGAGAACTCTGTTTTTTGTACAGGAGGATACTACTATAATCAAGTTGATTACCTGAATACATTATCCAAGGCCCAGAATAGAGAGGGGAAGAATTTCCGAGATTTTCTGCTTGAGGTTAAAACTCTCGAGGATGAAAATGCCTCTAACAAGGCCGCGTTCATGTTGCGTCACCATTATGCAATCATTGATCCAGACCAAAGAAAGGAATTAAGACACTATTTGTCTCAGGCAAAGAAAAATAAAAAGGACTCAGAAAAGGCTAAACAACTGGAATCATCCTCTTATAACTTCTTACATCCGGTTGAGCATGAGACCTTATTTTATGATGGCATTGTCAACTATTACCGTAAAATGAACAGTATGGCAATATTTTTTCTTTTGCTATTAACCTTCATTTTCTTTGATTTAAGCGAGTTGCAAAGGGATGACTGA
- a CDS encoding MotA/TolQ/ExbB proton channel family protein has translation MTWIDDLLPIEPGVNYHQSWVDSCVDQVWLEYETEISSQVASIGGVVNSAILLGFFGTIYGTIFAFQEMTKALSTQNVVATQAISQAFEGGLNTALLTSLLSSAIGAVIIFFLAVRTQPRLKAFEKKINHRISSLLKCLMEADANPDPAFEEKNNG, from the coding sequence ATGACATGGATCGATGACTTATTGCCCATTGAGCCAGGCGTAAACTATCATCAATCATGGGTGGATTCTTGCGTTGACCAGGTGTGGTTGGAATATGAGACTGAAATATCAAGCCAGGTCGCCAGCATTGGCGGCGTAGTCAATTCAGCCATTCTTTTGGGTTTTTTTGGGACGATCTATGGAACCATTTTTGCGTTTCAGGAGATGACTAAGGCGTTGAGCACTCAGAATGTGGTAGCGACGCAAGCTATTTCGCAGGCTTTTGAGGGGGGGTTGAACACGGCTCTATTGACGTCACTATTAAGCTCAGCTATAGGCGCCGTTATTATCTTTTTTCTTGCTGTAAGGACACAACCAAGGCTCAAAGCATTTGAAAAAAAAATTAATCATAGAATCTCTTCCCTATTAAAATGCCTTATGGAAGCGGATGCAAACCCAGATCCCGCTTTTGAGGAGAAAAATAATGGGTAG
- a CDS encoding transglycosylase SLT domain-containing protein, with product MSKIKTRLILHFGNSVGWLIILAIIFSGMAAASEGLKLLKEASKHLEVWEMIYKRDYSIKNETGPIENVTKEYKEIISKAVVPYKKEVWQAARTFKVPPSIIAGLIYQESSGRPEAVPIGKNGKPLSSAKGLTQIIDSTFTEIQCELEERGIDIGDNRNNPETAIMAGAYYLSKQFDLSVKDYPKQHFDKSVNEDWCMALQYYYRGREGVKGQKVVRKIYYTDGSTTIDPDVYCQRILRHATILKKDYGFSA from the coding sequence ATGAGTAAAATTAAAACTCGACTTATCTTACATTTCGGAAATAGTGTGGGCTGGCTCATTATTCTGGCAATAATATTTTCCGGAATGGCTGCGGCGTCAGAGGGATTGAAACTTTTAAAGGAGGCCAGCAAACATCTTGAGGTCTGGGAGATGATTTATAAAAGAGATTACTCCATCAAGAACGAAACCGGCCCCATTGAAAACGTCACCAAAGAATACAAGGAAATAATATCCAAAGCAGTAGTGCCATACAAAAAAGAAGTTTGGCAAGCTGCCCGTACCTTTAAAGTCCCCCCTTCTATCATCGCCGGGTTGATATATCAGGAATCCTCAGGTAGGCCTGAGGCCGTTCCCATTGGCAAAAATGGAAAACCATTGTCTTCCGCCAAGGGTCTGACTCAAATTATAGATTCCACTTTTACGGAGATCCAATGTGAGTTAGAAGAAAGGGGCATAGATATTGGGGATAACCGAAACAACCCGGAAACGGCTATAATGGCAGGAGCCTACTATCTAAGCAAGCAATTTGATTTGTCAGTTAAGGACTACCCAAAACAACATTTTGATAAATCAGTAAATGAAGACTGGTGCATGGCCCTGCAATATTACTACAGAGGGAGGGAGGGCGTTAAGGGCCAGAAGGTCGTGCGTAAAATATACTATACAGATGGGTCTACAACCATTGATCCGGACGTTTATTGCCAACGCATCCTACGGCATGCAACCATTTTAAAAAAGGACTACGGCTTTTCTGCATAG
- a CDS encoding ATP-binding cassette domain-containing protein gives MTEILHIRLLEMIPRRSGFVLSITNDEEHPHDKKGKGFVLNQGDKVLITGGSGEGKSFFLKTLLGIAPASMVNGEFRQGGSGPWLQYKDYINQTNMYKSCRVVFQDAVNSLHPYRAIEAQCPGSDEDYRELLLNKQYIATRMPKDCSGGECQRVSLMFAKRNHEKSKRRILILDEPLTDIDRISFRATVTAIEHFFDDPEWTVILVTHKWKEWEWLKSKKLRHYKIDHGRLVKKEAVKDYKDCEILPSGRSKNCPTLDDGDLFKQNPVIYRLKVDGSFSVYNSNKDFCLWELDDLQLRNGQRLGLIGESGSGKTTLLRIAGSLFSKSDYKSRLLSEFSFRDGLEPVITQPMLPRCRRIQMVFQDTTGALAPNETVKKNLDRIQSRIKAPKNLFDKKFEELGSDLNLFSGSKELCEFRKKQMTLLSMGQARRFSLLRALLFMNIYDAAAAKEPKLLLLDEISRGLDQENENLLVTVLDNFAIQYNTSILAVSHDIGFITRLCNSFRVMFKGFLLHEKLSKSELIKLSSDENATEQEEPSLLNPYYGKFLQGVEPDHNMERNLSNGDDYSGCIYAKYYVCDNINRPGCIHAALKEKGEVGICM, from the coding sequence ATGACTGAAATATTACATATTAGACTACTTGAAATGATTCCCAGAAGAAGTGGTTTCGTGCTGAGCATCACTAACGATGAAGAGCATCCGCACGATAAAAAGGGAAAGGGTTTTGTGCTTAACCAAGGCGACAAGGTTTTGATTACTGGGGGATCTGGTGAAGGCAAATCCTTTTTCCTGAAAACCTTACTGGGAATAGCTCCTGCAAGTATGGTTAATGGAGAATTTCGGCAAGGAGGTTCCGGGCCCTGGCTTCAATACAAAGATTATATTAATCAAACTAATATGTATAAATCGTGCAGGGTGGTATTTCAGGACGCTGTCAACAGTTTGCATCCCTATAGGGCAATAGAAGCGCAGTGCCCTGGTAGTGATGAAGACTATAGAGAACTATTGCTGAATAAACAATATATTGCCACAAGAATGCCAAAAGACTGTAGTGGGGGGGAGTGCCAACGGGTATCTCTCATGTTTGCCAAGCGCAACCACGAGAAATCAAAGCGAAGAATTTTAATTCTTGACGAGCCATTAACCGATATTGACCGTATATCATTCAGGGCTACCGTGACGGCCATTGAACATTTTTTTGACGATCCTGAGTGGACGGTGATTTTAGTTACCCATAAATGGAAGGAATGGGAATGGTTAAAATCCAAAAAATTAAGGCATTATAAAATAGATCATGGGCGACTGGTGAAGAAGGAGGCCGTAAAAGACTATAAAGACTGCGAGATCCTTCCAAGCGGCCGTTCAAAAAACTGCCCTACCCTGGATGACGGTGACTTATTTAAACAAAATCCAGTGATATATAGATTGAAAGTCGATGGTTCTTTCTCAGTTTATAACAGCAACAAGGATTTCTGTCTTTGGGAACTGGATGACCTACAATTACGAAATGGCCAGCGTTTGGGGTTGATTGGTGAATCAGGGTCTGGCAAAACCACATTGTTAAGAATCGCCGGAAGTTTATTTAGTAAATCGGATTATAAATCAAGACTTTTGAGTGAGTTTTCTTTCAGAGACGGCTTGGAGCCAGTCATAACACAACCCATGCTGCCTCGCTGTCGTAGAATTCAAATGGTGTTTCAAGACACTACCGGCGCACTCGCCCCCAATGAAACGGTCAAGAAGAATCTGGATAGAATTCAAAGCAGAATAAAAGCTCCCAAAAATTTGTTTGATAAAAAGTTTGAGGAATTGGGTTCCGATCTCAATCTTTTCTCTGGTAGCAAAGAGCTATGTGAATTCAGGAAAAAACAGATGACGCTTCTTTCAATGGGCCAAGCTCGCCGTTTTTCCCTGTTACGAGCCCTGTTGTTTATGAATATCTATGATGCGGCCGCAGCTAAAGAGCCCAAGCTGCTTCTGTTGGATGAAATTTCCCGAGGGCTTGACCAGGAAAATGAAAACCTTTTGGTGACTGTTTTGGATAATTTTGCAATCCAATACAATACCTCTATTCTGGCGGTGAGTCATGATATAGGTTTTATAACCAGACTGTGCAACAGCTTTAGAGTTATGTTTAAAGGGTTTTTACTCCACGAAAAACTGTCAAAAAGCGAACTCATTAAATTGTCTTCTGATGAAAATGCAACTGAACAAGAGGAGCCCTCCCTGTTGAATCCTTATTATGGTAAGTTTTTACAAGGTGTGGAGCCTGATCACAATATGGAGCGGAACCTTAGTAATGGTGATGACTATAGTGGTTGTATTTATGCCAAGTACTATGTGTGCGATAATATAAATAGGCCGGGATGCATTCATGCGGCCCTTAAAGAAAAAGGAGAGGTTGGAATATGTA
- a CDS encoding L,D-transpeptidase family protein, producing the protein MFKIFKRLTAISIVFFLVLFIYASIGISGQDELPTGQTLSEVKTRVLSTLENEMENAGFRWGAPVFLRIFKDVKFPGGYRAYGRRNKSYGENGVLEVWVQRNDQFCLFRSYAVCYFSGSPGPKTEQGDYQSPKGFYFVTPQRMNPYSSYHLAFNLGYPNVYDRAHERTGSALMVHGNCCSVGCYAMTDPKIEEIYLLVEAALSAGQPFVRVHIFPFPMTDENMEAAEGSQWIDFWKNLKEGYDFFENNKVPPNVEVSNRRYIFKVEEVAPAAFPVAGSPSPQAHPGDALD; encoded by the coding sequence ATGTTCAAAATTTTTAAAAGGTTAACTGCAATTTCGATCGTTTTCTTCCTTGTCCTGTTCATTTATGCTTCCATAGGTATTTCGGGCCAGGATGAGCTTCCCACCGGTCAGACGTTGAGCGAAGTTAAAACCCGGGTGTTGTCTACGCTGGAAAATGAGATGGAGAATGCAGGGTTTCGCTGGGGCGCACCCGTATTTTTACGCATATTTAAGGATGTTAAGTTTCCAGGAGGATACAGGGCATATGGTCGAAGAAATAAGTCATACGGAGAAAACGGAGTATTGGAAGTTTGGGTGCAACGCAATGACCAATTCTGCCTTTTCAGGTCATATGCGGTTTGCTATTTCTCCGGAAGCCCGGGGCCCAAGACAGAGCAGGGGGACTACCAAAGCCCGAAGGGGTTTTATTTTGTCACTCCGCAGCGGATGAACCCATACAGCTCTTATCATTTAGCCTTTAACTTGGGCTATCCAAATGTTTATGATCGCGCGCACGAGAGAACCGGAAGTGCTTTAATGGTCCACGGGAATTGCTGCTCAGTCGGTTGCTATGCCATGACAGACCCTAAAATTGAAGAAATATATTTGTTGGTTGAGGCTGCTCTTAGCGCAGGGCAGCCTTTCGTTCGCGTTCATATTTTTCCTTTTCCAATGACAGACGAAAACATGGAGGCGGCCGAAGGCTCACAATGGATTGATTTCTGGAAGAACCTGAAAGAAGGATATGACTTTTTCGAGAATAATAAAGTTCCCCCAAACGTGGAAGTGAGCAACAGGCGATATATTTTTAAAGTGGAAGAAGTCGCCCCAGCTGCTTTTCCGGTGGCAGGGTCGCCTTCACCTCAAGCTCATCCTGGTGATGCTTTGGACTGA